Proteins from a single region of Nerophis ophidion isolate RoL-2023_Sa linkage group LG08, RoL_Noph_v1.0, whole genome shotgun sequence:
- the LOC133558207 gene encoding serine protease 27-like, protein MCMHTMAGMEWLNILTLMSLLTANSHAQLDVCGITPVRARIVGGEDAEEGSWPWQASVQFFGSHFCGGSLINKEWVMSAAHCFFSNDPSGLSVSLGRLNLQGINPNEVSRIVDTVILHPDYNSVTFDNDIALLRLLSPVTFTDYIRPVCLAASSSNFISGTDSWVTGWGRIQEGVLLPSPQTLQEVEVPVVGNKQCNCQYGVGSITDNMICAGLLEGGRDACQGDSGGPMMSEQNSIWIQSGIVSFGVGCARPDLPGVYTRVSRYQSWINSHISSDQPGFVQFNSSGLDADSSFTCSGVPPLVIPPGSGSGSGSGLGSGSGSGYSSGEGLSPK, encoded by the exons ACTCCCATGCTCAGCTGGATG TATGTGGGATCACTCCAGTGAGAGCGAGGATTGTTGGAGGTGAAGACGCCGAAGAAGGAAGTTGGCCTTGGCAGGCCAGTGTGCAGTTTTTTGGCAGCCATTTTTGTGGTGGTTCTCTTATAAACAAAGAGTGGGTGAtgtctgctgcccactgcttcttCAG CAATGATCCCTCTGGATTGAGCGTTTCTCTTGGTCGTCTGAACCTGCAGGGCATCAACCCAAACGAAGTGTCCAGAATTGTTGACACAGTCATTTTGCATCCGGACTATAACAGTGTTACCTTTGACAATGACATCGCTCTGCTTAGACTTTTGTCACCGGTCACTTTCACAGACTACATCAGACCTGTGTGTCTGGCAGCCAGTAGCAGTAACTTCATCAGTGGTACTGATAGCTGGGTCACTGGTTGGGGAAGAATCCAGGAGGGAG TGTTACTCCCCTCCCCTCAAACGCTACAAGAAGTGGAGGTTCCAGTTGTGGGAAACAAACAGTGTAACTGCCAGTATGGTGTCGGTTCTATTACAGACAACATGATCTGTGCTGGTTTACTTGAAGGAGGAAGAGATGCGTGTCAG GGCGACTCAGGAGGTCCAATGATGAGCGAGCAGAATTCAATCTGGATCCAATCAGGAATTGTCAGTTTTGGTGTTGGCTGTGCCAGACCTGATCTGCCAGGAGTTTATACCAGAGTGTCCCGCTACCAGTCCTGGATCAACTCACACATCAGTTCTGATCAGCCAGGCTTTGTCCAGTTCAACTCCAGTGGGCTGGATGCTGACAGCAGCTTCACATGCTCTGGTGTTCCTCCTCTTGTTATTCCTCCTGGTTCTGGTTCTGGTTCAGGTTCTGGTTTAGGTTCAGGTTCAGGTTCAGGTTACTCAAGTGGTGAAGGTTTGTCCCCTAAATAA